The following proteins are co-located in the Deinococcus metallilatus genome:
- a CDS encoding EamA family transporter has translation MNNLQWIALGLLAALGGAGVTVFGKLGLEGVNSTLATTLRAVIMALVMLAVALGTGQLGALASGKTHISARAWLFIALAGLSGAGSWLAYFAALRVGPTAGVAALDRLSLAFIFLFSALALREPHTWRGWVGLVVLLAGVYLLASDR, from the coding sequence ATGAATAACCTGCAATGGATCGCCCTCGGTCTACTGGCTGCCCTCGGTGGGGCGGGGGTGACGGTCTTCGGCAAGCTGGGGCTGGAGGGCGTCAATTCCACGCTCGCCACCACCCTGCGGGCCGTCATTATGGCGCTGGTGATGCTCGCGGTCGCCCTGGGAACGGGGCAACTGGGGGCGCTCGCCAGCGGGAAGACGCACATCAGCGCGCGGGCCTGGCTCTTTATCGCGCTGGCGGGCCTCAGCGGGGCGGGGTCGTGGCTGGCGTACTTCGCGGCATTGCGGGTGGGGCCGACGGCGGGCGTGGCGGCGCTCGACCGACTCAGTCTCGCCTTCATCTTCCTGTTCAGTGCGCTGGCCCTGCGCGAGCCGCACACCTGGCGCGGGTGGGTTGGCCTGGTCGTGCTGCTGGCAGGCGTGTACCTGCTGGCGAGTGACCGCTGA
- a CDS encoding nucleotidyltransferase domain-containing protein: MTPVPALARTIAARVARIPGIAAVALGGSHARGTARPDSDLDLGLSYQADRPFDLEALNSLCRDLDDSGTAVATAPGGWGPWVDGGAWLTVEGQRVDFIYRDLGRVARSVEDALAGRVSLHPQVGHPHGIHGHHYAAELASCVPLHDPDGRLETLRARLGGYPQSLAEALERHYGWQPDFWLDAAEKGLKRGDRHYAQGCVYQVVMALVQTLCARERAWILNEKGAVALAGGLPGAPANFAARVSAALATLDTPGLRSLVVETAQRGADGGSPNAR, encoded by the coding sequence ATGACGCCCGTTCCTGCCCTGGCCCGGACCATCGCCGCCCGCGTGGCCCGGATTCCGGGGATCGCCGCCGTCGCCCTGGGTGGCTCGCACGCGCGCGGCACCGCCCGGCCCGACTCTGACCTCGACCTGGGCCTCTCCTACCAGGCGGACCGTCCCTTCGACCTGGAGGCGTTGAATAGCCTGTGCCGCGACCTCGACGATTCCGGCACGGCGGTGGCGACCGCGCCCGGCGGCTGGGGGCCGTGGGTGGACGGCGGCGCGTGGCTCACGGTGGAGGGGCAGCGGGTGGACTTCATCTACCGCGACCTGGGCCGGGTGGCGCGGAGCGTGGAGGACGCGCTGGCCGGGCGGGTGAGCCTGCATCCCCAGGTGGGACATCCCCACGGCATCCACGGCCACCACTACGCGGCGGAACTGGCCTCCTGTGTCCCCCTGCACGATCCAGATGGGCGACTGGAAACGCTGCGCGCCCGGCTCGGCGGGTATCCGCAGTCGTTGGCCGAAGCCCTTGAACGTCATTACGGCTGGCAGCCGGACTTCTGGCTGGACGCGGCGGAAAAGGGGCTGAAGCGCGGCGACCGGCATTACGCGCAGGGCTGCGTCTATCAGGTCGTGATGGCGCTGGTGCAGACCCTCTGCGCCCGCGAACGCGCCTGGATTCTGAACGAGAAAGGGGCGGTGGCACTCGCCGGGGGATTGCCGGGTGCGCCCGCGAACTTCGCCGCGCGGGTGAGTGCCGCGCTTGCCACACTGGATACGCCCGGCCTCCGTTCGCTGGTCGTGGAGACGGCGCAGAGAGGGGCAGATGGAGGTTCTCCCAACGCTAGGTAA
- a CDS encoding lipid-A-disaccharide synthase-related protein codes for MSVPPPRSRPLLLLSNGTAEDLIGARLLGHLPEHGGSEAWVLPLVGAGRAYAAVPGVTRLGAALDLPSGGFPFGSLENLRADLQAGLVGASLGQWRDAVRAARGAGAVAVVGDAYALMVGSLAARLAAVPLIHVQPLLSAHYLEGLGVGGALRELNALGANLPMPYELRLARAARAVFVRDAATARYYAARGVRARWAGSFAMDVLPPPERDLSPLTGGRPVLALLPGSREDHRESLPLMLRAAARVPEAAALVAWPHGWDAVTLPGGWTFHEQDAQTAWAVGEGTHVTLLRGAFGAVARAADVAVGTSGTANEQLAGLGVPVVAFPTHGPQFTPGFARRQRRLLGEALSMVNPDPAVVAAEVGALLTDGARRARAARAGLARVGPAGALPVIAAEIRQLAEG; via the coding sequence GTGAGTGTCCCCCCGCCCCGGTCCCGGCCCCTCCTGCTCCTCTCCAACGGCACGGCCGAGGACCTGATCGGCGCGCGGCTGCTGGGGCACCTGCCGGAACATGGGGGCAGTGAGGCCTGGGTGCTGCCGCTGGTGGGGGCGGGGCGGGCCTATGCGGCCGTGCCGGGCGTCACCCGGCTGGGCGCCGCGCTGGACCTGCCCAGCGGCGGGTTTCCGTTCGGGAGCCTGGAGAACCTGCGCGCCGACCTCCAAGCGGGCCTGGTGGGGGCCTCGCTGGGGCAGTGGCGGGACGCCGTGCGGGCGGCGCGCGGGGCGGGCGCGGTGGCCGTGGTGGGCGACGCCTACGCGCTGATGGTCGGGAGCCTGGCGGCGCGGCTGGCCGCCGTCCCGCTGATTCACGTGCAGCCGCTGCTCAGCGCGCATTACCTGGAGGGGCTGGGGGTGGGCGGGGCACTGCGCGAGCTGAACGCCCTGGGGGCCAACCTCCCGATGCCCTATGAGCTGCGGCTGGCGCGGGCGGCCCGGGCCGTCTTCGTGCGCGACGCGGCGACCGCCCGCTATTACGCGGCGCGGGGCGTGCGGGCACGCTGGGCCGGAAGTTTTGCGATGGACGTCCTCCCGCCGCCCGAACGCGACCTGTCCCCCCTGACCGGCGGGCGGCCCGTGCTGGCCCTGCTCCCCGGCTCCCGGGAGGACCACCGCGAGAGCCTGCCCCTGATGCTGCGCGCGGCGGCCCGCGTGCCGGAGGCGGCGGCGCTCGTCGCCTGGCCGCACGGCTGGGACGCCGTGACGCTGCCGGGCGGCTGGACCTTTCACGAGCAGGATGCTCAGACGGCCTGGGCCGTGGGAGAGGGGACCCACGTGACCCTGCTGCGCGGCGCATTCGGGGCCGTGGCGCGGGCCGCCGACGTGGCGGTCGGCACGTCGGGGACGGCCAACGAACAGCTCGCGGGCCTGGGGGTCCCCGTGGTGGCCTTCCCCACGCACGGCCCGCAGTTCACCCCCGGGTTCGCCCGCAGGCAGCGGCGGCTGCTGGGCGAGGCGCTGAGCATGGTGAACCCAGACCCGGCGGTCGTCGCGGCGGAAGTCGGGGCGCTCCTCACGGACGGCGCGCGGCGGGCGCGGGCGGCCCGGGCAGGCCTGGCGCGGGTCGGCCCGGCGGGGGCCTTGCCGGTGATCGCGGCAGAGATCAGGCAGCTGGCAGAAGGCTGA
- the leuS gene encoding leucine--tRNA ligase, translating to MTKPEIAEPRAERYNPHAIEPKWQEAWEREGLYTFHEDPTKTKHYALTMFPYPSGNLHIGHWYANVAPDAHARWMRMRGYNVFFPMGFDAFGLPAENAAIKHGLNPATWTYSNINHMLGQFRRMGTMIDWSRRFATCDPEYYRWNQWFFTEFFKRGLAYKKDGLVNWCPKDQTVLANEQVVDGRCERCGTPVERRNLSQWYLKITDYAEELLDFSDTDMPERVKLMQTNWIGKSVGAEIIFDTPAGPETVFSTRPDTLMGATFLVLAPEHPKVAELTTPEQAEAVRAYVEAAGRKTDVERQQESGEKTGVFTGSYATHPVTGHQIPIWVADYVLVTYGTGSIMAVPAHDERDFDFARKFGLEITEVIRPEGGEPMDTAQGPYVGEGVIVHSGEFDGLPGGKASIAQITERLEALGVAKAKTTYRLRDWLVSRQRYWGTPIPIVYCPEHGAQPVPEDQLPVKLPENVEFTPTGQSPLKLDKAWMQTTCPVCGGPAERDTDTMDTFVDSSWYMYRYLSPHDDQQPFDPAHANLLPVDLYTGGIEHAILHLLYSRFWTKVMRDMGLTVQNEPFAHLRNQGMILGEDGEKMSKSRGNVVDPDDLVREYGADTVRAYLMFIAPWELGGPWDPSGINGPAKWLSRVWALYFDEKAAGPEEKVTEGDLRYAVHSTLKKVGGDYERMSFNTIIAALMELTNTLVKAKRSPAFGTPAWEEALDIFNRMLAPVAPYIAEEIWMERGGAESVHLQPWPQVDEAAAVRDTVTIGVQVSGKVRGQVEISKTATQEEALAAARANPDVAKFTEGKTVVKEIYVPGRIINIVVK from the coding sequence ATGACGAAACCCGAGATCGCCGAACCGCGCGCCGAGCGCTACAACCCCCACGCCATCGAGCCGAAATGGCAGGAAGCGTGGGAGCGCGAAGGGCTGTACACCTTCCATGAGGACCCCACCAAGACCAAGCACTACGCCCTGACGATGTTCCCGTACCCCTCGGGAAACCTGCATATCGGGCACTGGTACGCAAACGTCGCGCCGGACGCCCACGCGCGCTGGATGCGAATGCGCGGCTACAACGTCTTCTTTCCGATGGGCTTCGACGCTTTCGGCCTGCCCGCCGAGAACGCGGCGATCAAGCACGGCCTGAACCCGGCGACGTGGACGTACTCCAACATCAACCACATGCTGGGGCAGTTCCGGCGGATGGGGACCATGATCGACTGGAGCCGCCGCTTCGCCACCTGCGACCCCGAGTATTACCGCTGGAACCAGTGGTTCTTCACTGAGTTCTTCAAGCGCGGGCTGGCCTACAAGAAGGACGGGCTGGTGAACTGGTGCCCCAAGGACCAGACCGTGCTGGCGAACGAGCAGGTGGTGGACGGGCGCTGCGAACGCTGCGGCACGCCGGTCGAGCGGCGCAACCTGAGCCAGTGGTACCTGAAGATCACCGACTACGCCGAGGAACTGCTGGACTTCAGTGACACCGACATGCCCGAGCGCGTCAAGTTGATGCAGACGAACTGGATCGGCAAGTCAGTCGGCGCGGAGATCATCTTCGACACGCCCGCCGGGCCGGAGACGGTCTTCAGCACCCGGCCCGACACGCTGATGGGCGCGACCTTCCTGGTCCTGGCTCCCGAGCATCCCAAAGTCGCGGAGCTGACCACACCGGAGCAGGCCGAGGCCGTGCGCGCCTACGTGGAGGCGGCGGGCCGCAAGACCGACGTGGAGCGCCAGCAGGAGAGCGGGGAGAAGACCGGCGTCTTCACCGGGTCCTACGCCACCCACCCCGTCACCGGGCACCAGATTCCGATCTGGGTGGCGGATTACGTGCTGGTCACCTATGGCACCGGCTCCATCATGGCCGTGCCCGCCCACGACGAACGCGACTTCGACTTCGCGCGCAAGTTCGGGCTGGAGATCACGGAAGTGATCCGGCCGGAGGGTGGCGAGCCGATGGATACGGCGCAGGGGCCTTACGTGGGCGAGGGCGTCATCGTCCATTCCGGCGAGTTCGACGGGCTGCCGGGCGGCAAGGCCAGCATCGCGCAGATCACCGAGCGGCTGGAGGCGCTGGGCGTGGCGAAGGCGAAGACCACCTACCGCCTGCGCGACTGGCTGGTGTCGCGGCAGCGGTACTGGGGGACGCCCATTCCCATCGTCTACTGCCCGGAACACGGCGCGCAGCCCGTCCCCGAAGACCAACTGCCCGTGAAGCTGCCCGAAAACGTCGAGTTCACGCCCACCGGCCAGAGTCCGCTGAAGCTGGATAAGGCATGGATGCAGACCACCTGCCCGGTCTGCGGCGGCCCCGCCGAGCGCGACACCGACACCATGGACACCTTCGTGGATTCGAGCTGGTACATGTACCGCTACCTGTCGCCCCACGACGACCAGCAGCCCTTCGACCCCGCCCACGCCAACCTGCTGCCGGTCGATCTGTACACGGGCGGCATCGAACACGCGATCCTGCACCTGCTGTACAGCCGCTTCTGGACCAAGGTGATGCGCGACATGGGTCTGACGGTGCAGAACGAGCCGTTCGCGCACCTGCGCAACCAGGGCATGATCCTGGGCGAGGACGGCGAGAAGATGAGCAAGAGCCGCGGGAACGTGGTGGACCCCGACGACCTGGTACGCGAGTACGGCGCCGACACGGTGCGCGCCTACCTGATGTTCATCGCGCCCTGGGAACTGGGCGGCCCCTGGGACCCCAGCGGCATCAACGGACCCGCCAAGTGGTTGAGCCGCGTCTGGGCGCTGTACTTCGACGAGAAGGCCGCCGGGCCGGAGGAAAAAGTGACGGAAGGCGACCTGCGCTACGCCGTCCACTCCACGTTGAAAAAAGTCGGCGGCGACTACGAGCGCATGAGCTTCAACACCATCATCGCCGCGCTGATGGAGCTGACGAACACGCTGGTCAAGGCCAAGCGTTCCCCGGCTTTCGGCACGCCCGCCTGGGAGGAGGCGCTGGACATCTTCAACCGGATGCTGGCCCCGGTCGCGCCCTACATCGCGGAGGAAATCTGGATGGAGCGCGGCGGTGCAGAGAGCGTCCACCTGCAACCCTGGCCGCAGGTGGATGAGGCCGCCGCCGTCCGCGATACCGTGACCATCGGCGTGCAGGTGAGCGGCAAGGTGCGCGGCCAGGTCGAGATCAGCAAGACCGCCACCCAGGAAGAAGCCCTGGCCGCCGCCCGCGCGAATCCCGACGTGGCGAAGTTCACCGAGGGCAAGACGGTGGTGAAGGAGATTTACGTTCCTGGCAGGATCATCAATATCGTCGTGAAGTAG
- a CDS encoding class I SAM-dependent methyltransferase, which produces MSLYSPAEVAAQYATDRHLRTRMETHRRYGVGPDIEPMVDERLALRGDEALLDVGTGPGDFPGRLRAEGHQGRLVGADLSAGMVERARGVHPGVEFGQASADALPFPDGAFEVVTARHMLYHVPDVPAALAEFVRVLRPDGRFLAVTNASGYMGELWEIVAEVVPAEPALASLLESRAGSAVFSERNGERLVRDTFGNARVDFLDSALVFPEPGPVLAYLESMTALQRLTEDDRRRVRAALRHALAPRFHAGEWRVSKRVAFISAVREERQPDTPSAPRTLPEPGTFYPGE; this is translated from the coding sequence ATGAGCCTGTACTCCCCCGCCGAGGTTGCCGCGCAATACGCTACCGACCGCCACCTCCGGACCCGGATGGAAACGCACCGGCGGTACGGGGTCGGGCCGGACATTGAGCCGATGGTGGATGAACGGCTCGCCCTGCGGGGGGACGAGGCCCTGCTGGACGTGGGCACCGGCCCCGGCGACTTCCCTGGCCGCCTGCGCGCGGAGGGCCACCAGGGGCGCCTCGTCGGTGCGGACCTCTCGGCCGGGATGGTCGAACGGGCCAGGGGGGTTCATCCGGGGGTGGAGTTCGGGCAGGCGAGCGCCGACGCCCTCCCGTTTCCAGACGGGGCGTTCGAGGTCGTCACGGCGCGGCACATGCTTTACCACGTGCCGGACGTTCCGGCGGCGCTGGCCGAGTTCGTGCGTGTCCTGCGGCCCGACGGGCGTTTTCTGGCCGTGACCAACGCTTCGGGGTATATGGGCGAACTGTGGGAGATTGTGGCCGAAGTCGTCCCCGCTGAACCTGCGCTCGCCAGCCTGCTGGAGAGCCGCGCAGGGTCAGCGGTGTTCTCGGAGCGGAATGGAGAACGTCTGGTGCGCGACACTTTCGGGAATGCCCGCGTTGACTTCCTCGACAGTGCGCTCGTCTTTCCTGAACCCGGCCCGGTCCTGGCCTACCTGGAATCCATGACGGCACTCCAGCGCCTCACTGAAGATGACCGGAGGCGCGTTCGCGCTGCGTTGCGGCACGCCCTGGCCCCCCGGTTCCATGCGGGTGAGTGGCGGGTGTCCAAACGGGTGGCCTTCATCAGCGCCGTCCGCGAGGAGAGACAGCCAGATACACCCTCCGCCCCCCGCACGTTGCCGGAGCCAGGCACGTTCTATCCTGGGGAATGA
- a CDS encoding alpha-amylase family protein, with translation MLKTELAAQLRTAFDDDRDADTFLLRLERYGADLVESLRAVYGERTDALLDRLLEVMLHAYHARPADLKRLDEARLLRPDWLQSPEMVGYVAYTDRFAGTLKGVQGRLDYLEGLGVKYLHLMPLLKPREGENDGGYAVQDYRAVRPDLGTMDDLSTLARGLRDRGISLELDLVLNHVAREHEWARKARAGDPRYRAYFHLFPDRGGPDAYEATLPEVFPDFAPGNFTWDEEAGEHGEGGWVWTTFNSYQWDLNWSNPDVFLEFVDLILYLANRGVEVFRLDAIAFIWKRLGTDSQNQPEVHHLTRALRAATRIVAPAVAFKAEAIVAPGELIHYLGTRSHHGKVSDLAYHNSLMVQLWSSLASRDTRLFAEALRAFPPKPTNTTWGMYVRCHDDIGWAISDADAARAGLSGEAHRHFLSDFYSGQFPGTFARGLVFQYNPATGDRRISGSAASLAGLEAALETGGAGQMEDAVRRLLLLHTVILGFGGVPLLYMGDELALLNDYAFEDVPEHAPDNRWVHRPRMDWELAERIQQEPDSPGGKVNAGLRHLLRVRRDTPHLHASIESQVLPSPDPRVLLLRRDHPLGVMVQVYNFSEETVMFPAYVLRDVLGDHAQDRLSGSAFSLDRPTVRLSGYRALWLTEGEELA, from the coding sequence GTGCTGAAGACCGAACTGGCGGCGCAGTTGCGAACCGCGTTCGACGACGACCGGGACGCCGATACCTTTCTGTTGCGTCTGGAACGCTACGGGGCCGATCTGGTGGAGAGCCTGCGTGCGGTGTACGGCGAACGGACGGACGCGCTGCTGGACCGGCTGCTGGAGGTCATGCTCCACGCCTACCACGCCCGCCCCGCCGACCTCAAAAGGCTGGACGAGGCGCGTCTCCTCCGGCCCGACTGGCTGCAAAGTCCCGAGATGGTCGGCTACGTCGCCTACACCGACCGTTTCGCCGGAACACTGAAGGGCGTGCAGGGGCGCCTGGATTATCTGGAGGGTCTGGGCGTGAAGTACCTGCACCTGATGCCGCTCCTGAAGCCCCGCGAGGGTGAGAACGACGGCGGCTACGCCGTGCAGGATTACCGGGCCGTCCGCCCTGACCTGGGCACGATGGACGACCTCTCCACACTGGCGCGGGGGCTGCGGGACCGGGGCATCAGCCTGGAACTGGACCTCGTGCTGAACCATGTGGCGCGCGAGCACGAGTGGGCACGGAAGGCACGGGCGGGCGACCCCAGATACCGGGCCTACTTCCACCTCTTCCCCGACCGCGGTGGGCCGGACGCTTACGAGGCCACCCTGCCCGAAGTCTTCCCCGACTTCGCGCCGGGCAACTTCACCTGGGACGAGGAGGCCGGTGAACATGGCGAGGGGGGCTGGGTCTGGACCACCTTCAACTCCTACCAGTGGGACCTGAACTGGTCGAACCCGGACGTGTTTCTGGAGTTCGTGGACCTCATCCTCTACCTGGCGAACCGGGGCGTGGAGGTGTTTCGGCTGGACGCCATCGCCTTCATCTGGAAACGGCTGGGCACCGACAGCCAGAACCAGCCGGAGGTGCATCACCTGACGCGGGCGCTCAGGGCCGCTACCCGCATCGTCGCGCCCGCCGTCGCCTTCAAGGCCGAGGCGATTGTGGCGCCGGGCGAGCTGATTCACTACCTGGGCACCCGCTCGCACCACGGCAAGGTCAGCGACCTGGCCTACCACAACAGCCTGATGGTGCAGCTCTGGAGCAGCCTCGCCAGCCGGGATACGCGCCTCTTCGCGGAAGCCCTGCGCGCCTTTCCGCCCAAGCCCACCAACACGACCTGGGGGATGTACGTCCGCTGCCACGACGACATCGGCTGGGCCATCAGCGACGCGGACGCGGCCCGCGCGGGGCTGAGTGGCGAGGCGCACCGCCACTTCCTCTCGGACTTCTACAGCGGCCAGTTTCCCGGCACCTTCGCCCGGGGGCTGGTCTTCCAGTACAACCCGGCGACCGGTGACCGGCGCATCAGCGGCTCGGCGGCGAGCCTCGCAGGCCTGGAGGCGGCGCTGGAGACGGGAGGCGCCGGACAGATGGAGGACGCCGTGCGCCGCCTGCTGCTCCTTCACACCGTCATCCTGGGCTTCGGCGGCGTGCCGCTGCTGTACATGGGGGACGAACTGGCGCTGCTGAACGACTACGCCTTCGAGGACGTGCCCGAACACGCGCCCGACAACCGCTGGGTGCATCGCCCCCGGATGGACTGGGAACTGGCCGAGCGCATCCAGCAGGAGCCTGACTCGCCTGGCGGAAAGGTGAACGCGGGCCTGCGCCACCTCCTGCGCGTGCGCCGCGATACCCCGCACCTGCACGCCAGCATCGAGAGCCAGGTCCTGCCCAGCCCCGATCCGCGCGTGCTGCTGCTGCGCCGCGACCATCCCCTCGGCGTCATGGTGCAGGTCTACAACTTCAGCGAGGAGACGGTGATGTTCCCGGCCTACGTCCTGCGGGACGTGCTGGGGGACCACGCGCAGGACCGGCTGAGCGGGAGTGCCTTCAGCCTCGACCGGCCTACCGTGCGGCTCTCGGGCTACCGGGCGCTGTGGCTGACGGAAGGGGAGGAGCTGGCATGA
- a CDS encoding DUF1345 domain-containing protein, with product MTFSRRPPLPAGRRLLLGALLGLLVWVVAPGGWPPVARVLLGWCALCVVLLSGIWPLLLSATPEQTRALATREDDTRTQALLVTVTASLMSLLGVGWTLSLAHRKTGGWQLDLLALAVVTTGLSWLLLHTEYTLHYARRFYADGGRGVLFPEGEGHLKDPDYRDFLYLGLTIGMTFQVSDTNVNSRAIRRLITQHAALSYVFGTVVVALTVSSVSNLLG from the coding sequence ATGACCTTCTCACGGCGCCCACCACTACCAGCAGGCCGGAGGTTGCTGCTGGGCGCACTGCTGGGCCTGCTGGTGTGGGTGGTGGCACCGGGGGGATGGCCGCCGGTCGCACGGGTGTTGCTGGGCTGGTGTGCGCTCTGTGTCGTCTTGCTGAGCGGCATCTGGCCCTTGCTGCTGAGTGCCACGCCCGAACAGACGCGGGCACTCGCCACCCGCGAGGACGATACGCGAACGCAGGCGCTGCTGGTGACCGTGACGGCGTCGCTGATGAGCCTGCTGGGCGTGGGCTGGACGCTCTCGCTGGCCCACCGCAAGACCGGCGGCTGGCAACTGGACCTGCTGGCGCTGGCGGTCGTGACGACCGGGCTGTCGTGGCTGCTGCTGCACACCGAGTACACGCTGCACTACGCGCGGCGCTTCTATGCCGATGGGGGCAGAGGCGTGCTGTTCCCGGAAGGCGAGGGCCATCTGAAGGACCCGGATTACCGCGACTTTCTGTACCTGGGCCTGACCATCGGCATGACCTTTCAGGTCAGCGACACCAACGTGAACTCGCGGGCTATCCGCCGGTTGATCACGCAGCACGCCGCACTCTCCTACGTGTTCGGCACGGTGGTCGTGGCCCTGACCGTGAGCAGCGTGAGCAACCTGCTCGGGTGA
- the proS gene encoding proline--tRNA ligase — protein MTRDTGTKAEGKQDKKAQQYGVTPQSVDFNDWYNEVVKKADLADNSPVAGTMVVKPYGTALWENIQRWLDDRFKATGHESLIFPTLIPMNFITKEADHVEGFAPELFTVDRIGTEELAEPYVLRPTSETIIGYMWSQWLGSYRDLPFLHYQWGSVFRAELRTKAFLRTSEFYWHEGHTAHASEEEARGEVRQILDLYHEFCRDILALPVVRGEKTASERFAGAVATYSIEGMMRDGKALQSGTSHYLGQNFSRAFDVKFQTREQREEYAYTTSWAISSRIIGAIIMTHGDDFGLIMPPRIAPIQVVVIPVGRKENFDQMVEEGEKLAAELRAQGIRVKVDKREGVTNGFKYNDWELKGVPVRIEIGPRDLEQGVVVVKNRNAEEKETLPREEAISGMVARLDGIHDWLLNRATDFLLSHTVSVDSYEDLKNAIEHGNWVRAFHCGNAECEALIKEDTKATTRNIPLDDAEFFSEREEGVCVKCGQPSAYGKRVIFGRQY, from the coding sequence ATGACGAGGGACACCGGGACGAAGGCCGAGGGCAAGCAGGACAAGAAGGCGCAGCAGTACGGGGTGACGCCCCAGAGTGTGGATTTCAACGACTGGTACAACGAGGTCGTGAAAAAGGCCGATCTGGCCGACAACAGCCCCGTCGCGGGCACGATGGTGGTCAAGCCCTACGGCACGGCCCTGTGGGAGAACATCCAGCGTTGGCTGGACGACCGCTTCAAGGCGACCGGCCACGAGTCCCTGATCTTCCCCACCCTGATCCCGATGAACTTCATCACCAAGGAAGCCGATCACGTGGAAGGCTTCGCGCCGGAGCTGTTCACGGTGGACCGCATCGGCACCGAGGAACTGGCCGAGCCTTACGTGCTGCGCCCCACCTCGGAGACGATCATCGGGTACATGTGGAGCCAGTGGCTGGGCAGCTACCGCGACCTCCCCTTCCTGCACTATCAGTGGGGCAGCGTGTTCCGCGCGGAACTGCGGACGAAGGCTTTTTTGCGGACCTCCGAGTTCTACTGGCATGAGGGGCACACCGCGCACGCCAGCGAGGAGGAAGCCAGAGGAGAGGTGCGGCAAATCCTCGACCTCTACCACGAGTTCTGCCGCGACATCCTCGCGCTGCCGGTGGTGCGGGGTGAGAAGACAGCCAGCGAGCGTTTTGCCGGAGCAGTCGCCACCTACTCCATCGAGGGCATGATGCGCGACGGCAAGGCGCTACAATCGGGCACCTCGCACTACCTGGGGCAGAACTTCAGCCGGGCCTTCGACGTGAAGTTCCAGACGCGCGAGCAGCGCGAGGAGTACGCCTACACGACCAGTTGGGCGATCTCCAGCCGCATCATCGGCGCGATCATCATGACGCACGGCGACGACTTCGGCCTGATCATGCCGCCCCGCATCGCGCCCATCCAGGTGGTCGTGATCCCGGTGGGCCGCAAGGAGAACTTCGATCAGATGGTCGAGGAAGGCGAGAAGCTGGCCGCCGAGCTGCGCGCGCAGGGCATTCGCGTGAAGGTGGACAAACGCGAGGGCGTCACCAACGGCTTCAAGTACAACGACTGGGAACTCAAGGGCGTGCCCGTCCGCATCGAGATCGGCCCGCGCGATCTTGAGCAGGGCGTGGTGGTGGTCAAGAACCGCAACGCGGAGGAGAAGGAGACGCTGCCGCGCGAGGAGGCGATCAGCGGTATGGTGGCCCGCCTCGACGGCATCCACGACTGGCTGCTGAACCGTGCCACCGACTTCCTGCTGTCGCACACCGTCTCGGTGGACAGCTACGAGGACCTCAAGAACGCCATCGAACACGGCAACTGGGTCCGGGCCTTCCACTGCGGGAACGCCGAATGCGAGGCCCTGATCAAGGAGGACACCAAGGCCACCACCCGCAACATCCCCCTCGACGACGCCGAGTTCTTCAGCGAGCGCGAGGAGGGTGTCTGCGTGAAGTGCGGCCAGCCGAGCGCGTATGGCAAGCGGGTGATTTTCGGGCGGCAGTACTGA
- a CDS encoding DUF2171 domain-containing protein yields MTQNNGQNNDQNVAAQIDNRVEQDLRQRLERQGDHMQVKDKNGDYVGTVDHIEGDQLKLTRSGSHDGQHHYVPLSNVESMDDVAVYLNVTQDQVK; encoded by the coding sequence ATGACGCAGAACAACGGACAGAACAACGACCAGAACGTCGCCGCGCAGATCGACAACCGCGTGGAGCAGGACCTGCGCCAGCGCCTGGAGCGCCAGGGCGACCACATGCAGGTCAAGGACAAGAACGGCGACTACGTGGGCACCGTGGATCATATCGAGGGCGACCAGCTCAAGCTCACCCGCAGCGGCAGCCATGACGGCCAGCACCACTACGTCCCCCTCTCGAATGTCGAGAGTATGGATGACGTGGCCGTGTACCTGAACGTGACCCAGGATCAGGTCAAGTAA